DNA sequence from the Orcinus orca chromosome 2, mOrcOrc1.1, whole genome shotgun sequence genome:
CAGTGGATCGggttgttacacacacacacacacacacccctcaggtGCTTTTTGGGACTTCCCCTTTAAGGGTGTTGTTTGTGTTCCCTTAACTCTGATCTTATCTCAGTCTCTCATCTCTGATCTGATCTCATCTCTTATCTGATCTCAATCGCAGATAAGTGGTGGTTGGTGGTGTAGGTGCATCAGCGCCTGTGTGATCACCTTGCCTATATGATCCTGGGTCTTACAGCCCTTTCAGGGGCATTGCCTATCCCAATCTTAAGGCAAGTGTATGAAGCTTATTTTTGAACTGTATTAAAATGCTGATGCTTGTGTTTTACAACTATTTAGAAGCCACAGATGATAGAGTAATGAAAACTCCCTTTTGGTAATGGGGACCAAAGAGTAAAATGCTAGTAGATATGAAGAAATGGATATGTGAAAGTCATAGTCAGCCATCAAACCCTCATTTGATCagtatgtttaatttcattcCTTACCACCCCTAATAATCTCTACTGAATTAACATCCGTTAAATGAAAGAGTCTATTACATTTTAGCTCTGTATTGCCTCCATCTTTTTTCCTATCTACTTTTTTAGGACGTGTTAAGTAGAGATCAAAGAGtagaatgaaggaagaaaaagaatatgggGATCTGAAAAACCCATCTAAGAATTAGTCTCTGAACAATGGtgagttaataataaaaaaacataaaacaaaaataaaaaacaagttaaTAATAAACACTTTGTTGCAACCTcagctctaaaaattaaaatacatttatgaatACTATGTTATATTCTATAATATCCTTCCGAACTCAGCCTCCTAGTATTcagtagaataaatgaatttaaaaaatcacattataaACTGGGGCCGTATCTAGATTTTGGTATAATCTTTGAAAAGCAAAACCATGTCTCTAGTCTCTCAAGAAAGTCTGgacgccgcgatgaagagtggcccccgcttgccacaactagagaaagccctcgcacagaaacgaagatgcaacacagcaaaaaaaaaaaattaattaattaataaactcctacccccaacatcttcttaaaaaaaaaagaaagtctggaATACACAACCAAAGTCGGGAGATTTTGTCACCTAAAGAAGAATTTAACCCCTTTATAATttgtggtaaaaataaaaaagaaacaggaaggaaataatagTTCCACAGCAAACTGAATATCTGATAATAGAATTACCTTAGGGAGAGAAAATGACTCTGCTTTGATGGTCTACCATGAAAGATTCACAGCGCAGTTGTCAGTAAAAGCTAGAAAATTCTTAATGTTTCTGTGCTGAGGAACCACCTCTTGCCTCAGTCTGCCTGAAACTCATTCTTCTGGGCCTCAGCTCCCCATCAGTAAAACGAGAGGCTGGAGTAGAATTCCCTTTTAGTATTCTCTGGTTCTTTGttggtggtgggtttttttgtttgtttgtttgtttgtttttattaattaattaatttatggctgtgttgggtcctcgtttctgtgcgagggctttctctagctgtggcaagcgggggccactcttcatcacggtgcatgggcctctcactatcgcggcctctcttgttgtggaccacaggctccagacaggctcagtaattgtggctcatgggcccagttgctctgcggcatgtgggatcttcccagaccaggactcgaacctgtgttccctgcattgacaggcagattctcaaccactgcgccaccagggaagccctggtggtgggttttttgtttgtttgtttgtttgtttttagtgctTTTCACCACCTAACAAACTCATATTGAGTTCAGGTTTGTAGAGGCATAAATCTTACCATAGCAACTTGCTTCACTTGTTTATATTCAATTTCATCTCGATATCCTGCGTGTTGAAATCTGTACagattttctatctcttctgACCACTTTTTGGCATGACTTACTGATTTTGGTTTCACGTCAGAACTAGCCATGGCTACAGAGGTCTTATTACCAGTTACTTCTGAAAGAtgtgaaaacaacattaatagaTAACATAATAGTGACAGTTTGGGAAATCCCTTTAAGAATGGACAAaactagcatttaaaaaaaattagagagttAAGAATCACATTAAATACAttagatttttaaacattaaattccAAGAGTGAGAAGGATTCATGttctattttggaaataaaataaaatcaaccctGAAAGATACGTAAAATTGCATTCAGAGTTACAGAGTGCTGTCCTAAATGCTGCAGACTAATTCTGCTATTTCAGACAATAGTTTATACATTTCTGAAATCACACTCCTGGTTTTAACTGCTCAGGAGATTGTCAAAATATCCCACCACCATTTCATTTAATCATATTCAAAACTTTATCTCCCTTTTTGTCCGTTAAGGGAATGTAAGATCAGTCTTCtaactctcttccttttcttcttactgGGAAGCAAtggtttcttcctcttccttttcttgacTGTTTGGAAACATGCCAGTCACTGCAGTCCACTGACTTAGGCCACTGTGTCCTGATGTGAGAAGATGGACTATTGACACAGTCAATGACAGCTGTGTGGCTGTCCTGACACTGAGATCCCTGACTTTAAAACAATGTAGtccttaaaattaaattttcagcTCTAGTTCACGTAACAGTCTAGTCACCAAACTTGTATAGCCAGTTTTTCAAAGACATAATCTTGCACTTGTTTTTTTGGTGACTTCTTATTTTATTACCAAAATAtatcattcatttaacatttattattatatgtaatattatataatacctattatatacaatatatgtatattttaatattatataattattatatattaatatatgttagtcatttattaaaataaagtgcCCAGAATTTTCACCATGATTCCTTGAATTCATTCTTCTATTTAAATATGTTTCTATTGGctgaaatacattaaaatcaGACCTAATAAAGTAGGTTTCATCCTGTAAATGAATTcaaagttttgaattttttcagttaTAATTACAAATGCTTATtacgttttgttgttgttgttgttgttctgcggtaagcgggcctctcactgttgtggcctctcccaggctctggacgcgcaggctcggcggccatggctcatgggcccagccgctccgcggcatgtgggatcctcccggaccggggcacgaacccgtgtcccctgcatcggcaggcggactctcaaccactgcgccaccagggaagcccagcagtgatactatcttaatttttgtttcacCCAAGCCATTTCTGCTTGAGGCTTGGCTTtttgatatataataaaatacttttatttactcAAAgtcattcaaaaagtattttccaggcttccctgatggcgcagtgattgagagtccgcctgccgatgcaggggacgcgggttcgtgccccggtccgggaagatcccacacgccgcggagcggctgggcccgtgcaccatggccgttgagcctgcgcgtccgcagcctgtgctccgtaacgggagaggccacaacagtgagaggcccgcgtaccgcaaaaaaaaaaaaaaaaaaaaaagtattttcctaaATGTTATCTATGTAACCTTTCatcattttcaaacatttaataGAGCAGAAAAATATGCTGCATTCAGCTTAACTACTGGGGAAATCGCCATTTTTCTCAGTAGAAATATGCATCCCCCTAAACATATCAGGcatttgggagttccctggcagtccagtggttagggctctgtgcttccacttcagggggtacaggttcaatccctgcacaggggaactaagatcccgcatgccacgcggccaaataaataaataaacatatcagGCATTTCAATACTCTGCTTTCCCAAAATATCTAAAGGGGACATGAGTGTATTTTCACCATAAGAGGAACCCTAGTGGCTATACTATATGGTGATGGTGTAAATTCTTTTGGTCTCTCTTACCACTTACTACTTATTAAAAACAGAATGCAACtaaaaataggaaagatcaaCTTAAAATTCCTTAAAGATTTCCATGATTCCCAGAAATTCACTGGCAGCACTAATTCTGCTGGTAGCCTTCAGCACTGCGAAAGTTAGTGGTTTCTTTAATGACAGCTGtggcaaaaaataatttatataaaatacatttgacCTCTGTAATACTAAGCTGTGTCTGGAAAAACAGGAAATGGCAATGCCTGACTCTCTAGTTTgcaaaaatcaaattttattaaaCAGTATTAGGGTTTATGTGGGTATTTAAAAATCCCACCAATATTAAGTCCGTGACAATCTGAGGTTTTAATCTAACAGAAGCCTTTGATGTAATTTCAAACTCCCTTCTATGCAAAAAGCCATCCATCACCTTCTTCTAGCTCTGAAAAGTGCTTTTACTTTTATAGTCGTATTAAAACCCCAAGAGCTATAAGAAAGGctaatcttccatttctttccccattttattttttctattcctaGACACAGAAGAATACGGGCGGAGGGGCCCTTTAACTAGCATGTAACCTGGACCAAGTCAGTTCACTCTCTCGGGCCTCTGCTTCCTGAACTGAGAAGAGGTCTCACTAGATTATCTCTACAATTCTTACACTTCCCTTCCCAAAGTTTTTGGGGGTTCAGCTGAACAACAGAATTGGTTTCCATAACAGGCCTTGGTGGTCCATGGTCCAGGTGTGCTAGTGTGCATCTGCACAGCAGAAAGTCCCTCCTTTCGGGGACCCCGCGAGCTGACCGATGGGGCTTCTCTGGtccctcaaactttttttttttcttcttccagaaatCAACAATCACGTCTGTAAGGTAAAATCTGCCTAGAGAAGGCTGAGATGGAGAAAGTATCCTAAACCCTGGGGATTAAATGACTGACCTGCAGGAGGAACTCAGAAAGGAGCCCCCAGAATCGAGACCCCTAAAGACAAAGGGGGCGCGGAAACTACGGAGACTCGAAATTAAAGACCCTTCCTAAAAAAAGAGGAAACGAGAAAGAAGAGGAGCGAGGTGGACAGATCTCAGGTACCCAGAAGGAGCAACGGGGCAGAAGGGGCGGAGCCTGGGCTTCGGGGCGGGGCCTGGCAGGCACAGGGGCGGGGCGGGCAAGGCCCGGCCCCCGCAGTGACGCGCCCACTCACCCGTGGGTCCTGCTCGCCCGGGTAACCCTCGCTCGGCCACCCTTGAGAGGCCGGGGCGCCCCGCCTGGGAGCTCGCCAGCGAGTCCGGTGGTGTTCGTGTTCTCCACTCGGGATCCCTGGGCTGGGCCAGCGAGAGGCCAACTGTAGCGGCCTCGGCGACACTCGCTTCGCCTGGCAACGCCCAGCGCAGCACGAGCGCTCAACTCTTTCAGGCCCCTTTGTGCTcgctcaggccccgccccctgcGATCGGGCCTTTGTGCGCAAGCGCGTGGGCGGGGCCCAGTTTGGAGAGTGAAAGTCGATCGCAGGGTGGAGCCTTGCAACTTCTCAACCCCACTTCGAGGTGGAGAGAGGACTGCTTGCCGCTGTATCAATCACAGACGGAATTCCCTAAAAAAGCCGGTCAGAGAACAGAGACCATTGGTGCTTCTGGTCCCTGCTGGTAGATACCTCCTATCTGTCCCACCTCTTCTTATTTTGTTGGAATTAAATGAGCCAATCCACTGGGtcgagcacagtgcctgacaattAGTAAACCTATGAGAAATGACACCTATAGCTTTATCTTTTCCCAACATTACCTacattattaatcatttaaaatactgCCTATTTACTTACAACTCACAAATTTATTTCCTTAGACCAGATCTCTCTCCAAATTCTAGACTTGTGTAACCAACGTGTATTCAACGTCTGTCTGGTTGTCCAAAACAGCCACCCTCCGAGCACCCACCCTCAAACCTGCCCCTTCCACGCTCTCCCCCTTTCGGTAGGTGGTCCCTAGAGTCCACTTTCTCTGGCCCTCCATCAGCAAAATATCCATCCATCCGCAAAACCTGTTGGCTCTACTGATCCCATCCAGCGCATTCCACCATCACCTTTCTCCCTCTGGTTATTGCAATAGTTCCCAACAGGCTCTTCTTGTCCCCTGCAGTCTATTCTCAACAAAACAATAGGTTCGATCTTGTTAAAACCTAAACAAGATTATGTCATTTCGCTCTCCCAATCCTGCAATGGCTTCCCGTTTTACAGAGTAAAAACCAACAAAGCCCTACAAGATTTGCATGCAATCCCTCCTCCCTTGCTCTGTAGCCGGAgatcactctgctccagccacactggcctggcTGTTCCTCGCCCTGCTCCCACATTAAGGATTTAGATGtagctgcttcctctgcctggaatggtcTTCATCTATTCCCTTGGCTAActtctttgtttttaagtctTTGTTGATATCTCAACTTGCCCATCCCAATACCTGTAGCTCTCTCTTCCCATCACGTTCTCTATCTGTCTTACTATGTTCTCGTGTTTCTTTTTTCCACAAGACTTATCACCTTCTAATATACTATTTATAttgcttgcttcttttttttccttttcttagcataatgcttttttatattgcttgtttcttttttctttttttttttttttttgcggtacgtgggcctctcactgctgtggcctctcccgttgcggagcacaggctctggacgcgcaggctcagcggccatggctcacgggcccagccgctccgcggcatgtgggatcttcccagaccggggcaagaacacttgtcccctgcatcggtaggcggactctcaaccactgcaccatcagggaagccctatattgcttgtttcttaattttattatttatctttcacTAGAATGTAGTTTCCATCAAGAGAGAGATCTTGTTAACTAAATTCCTAGAACAGTGCTTAGCACTCAGTAGGTACTAAAACAATATATTCTGAATAAATATCTTTCACTACCACTGCCACTATGATGCTGTGGAAGCGGTACAGCATGGTGCCTAGGACATTGGCATCTAGGgcatgaccttggatttgaatCTGGGTTCTACTACTTAAACTAAGTTTCCTTAattgtaaaatgaagacaaaaactGTACCTATCtgatggggttgttgtgaggat
Encoded proteins:
- the MEIG1 gene encoding meiosis expressed gene 1 protein homolog, whose protein sequence is MASSDVKPKSVSHAKKWSEEIENLYRFQHAGYRDEIEYKQVKQVAMVDRWPETGYVKKLQRRDNTFYYYNRQRECDDKEVHKVKIYAY